The Phoenix dactylifera cultivar Barhee BC4 unplaced genomic scaffold, palm_55x_up_171113_PBpolish2nd_filt_p 000333F, whole genome shotgun sequence genome window below encodes:
- the LOC103718723 gene encoding tuliposide A-converting enzyme 2, chloroplastic-like: MDPDTEIQFEFLPLIRQYKSGRIERFYLPRKAPAAIDPETGVTSKDVVIDQETGVSVRLFLPKLGDTAPKKLPIYVYFHGGGFVIGSAFDHLTHDYLTPLVARANVIAVSVDYRLAPEHPLPIAYEDSWAALKWVASHAAGGGTEAWLAEQGDFGRIFLDGCSAGGNIAHHMALRAGTAELGPGVRIRGMVLIHPYFAGRDPFPSELADMGLKEKMDGLWVLACPGTVGMDDPLVNPLAEAAPSLKGLGCEKVLVCVAEKDVLRERGRAYYEGLKRSGWGGVVEWLESEGVGHAFHVQNDCEQALELMERTVKFISGN, translated from the coding sequence ATGGATCCTGACACcgaaatccaattcgaattctTACCCCTTATTCGCCAGTACAAGAGCGGCCGCATCGAGCGTTTCTACCTCCCTCGCAAAGCCCCCGCTGCGATCGACCCCGAAACCGGCGTAACCTCCAAAGACGTCGTCATCGACCAGGAAACCGGCGTCTCCGTCCGCCTCTTCCTCCCCAAGCTCGGCGACACCGCTCCGAAGAAGCTCCCGATCTACGTCTACTTCCACGGTGGAGGCTTTGTCATCGGATCCGCCTTCGATCACCTCACCCACGACTACCTCACTCCCCTGGTGGCCAGAGCCAACGTCATCGCGGTCTCGGTGGACTACCGCCTGGCCCCCGAGCACCCGCTGCCTATAGCCTACGAGGACTCCTGGGCGGCGCTCAAGTGGGTGGCGTCCCACGCTGCGGGCGGCGGCACTGAGGCGTGGCTGGCCGAGCAAGGAGATTTTGGACGCATTTTCTTGGACGGCTGCAGCGCGGGGGGAAACATAGCCCATCACATGGCGCTGCGCGCTGGCACAGCGGAGCTCGGACCTGGGGTGAGGATACGAGGGATGGTATTGATCCATCCCTATTTCGCGGGAAGAGACCCGTTTCCTTCGGAGTTGGCGGACATGGGGTTGAAGGAGAAGATGGATGGGTTGTGGGTGTTGGCTTGTCCCGGGACGGTTGGGATGGACGACCCGCTGGTGAACCCACTGGCGGAGGCGGCGCCGAGCTTGAAGGGCTTGGGGTGCGAGAAGGTGCTGGTGTGTGTGGCGGAGAAGGATGTCttgagggagagggggagggcgTATTACGAAGGGTTGAAGAGGAGTGGATGGGGAGGGGTGGTGGAGTGGCTGGAGTCGGAAGGGGTGGGGCACGCGTTCCATGTTCAGAACGACTGCGAGCAAGCTTTGGAGCTGATGGAACGTACGGTGAAATTCATCAGTGGCAACTGA
- the LOC103718722 gene encoding LOW QUALITY PROTEIN: tuliposide A-converting enzyme 2, chloroplastic-like (The sequence of the model RefSeq protein was modified relative to this genomic sequence to represent the inferred CDS: inserted 2 bases in 2 codons) has protein sequence MDPDTEIQFEFFPFIRQYKSGRIERFYFPRNTPAAFDPETGVTSKDVVIDPETGVSVRLFLPKLGDIARKKLPIYVYFHGGGFVIGSAFDPPSHHYLTPLVARANVIAVSVDYRLXPEHPLPIAYEDSWAALKWVASHAAGGGTEAWLAEHGDFGRIFLDGCSAGXNIAHHMALRAGTAELGPEVRIRGMVLIHPYFGGREPFPSELADMGLKEKMDGMWVLACPGTVGMDDPLVNPLAEAAPSLKGLGCEKLLVCVADKDILKERGRAYYDGVQRSGWGGEMEWLESEGEGHGFHVQKFNCEKAVELMERTVKFISGS, from the exons ATGGATCCTGACACcgaaatccaattcgaattctTCCCCTTCATTCGCCAGTACAAGAGCGGCCGCATCGAGCGTTTCTACTTCCCTCGCAATACCCCCGCTGCCTTCGACCCCGAAACCGGCGTAACCTCCAAAGACGTCGTCATCGACCCGGAAACCGGCGTCTCCGTCCGCCTCTTCCTCCCCAAGCTCGGCGACATCGCTCGGAAGAAGCTCCCGATCTACGTTTACTTCCATGGTGGAGGCTTTGTCATCGGATCCGCCTTCGATCCCCCCTCCCACCACTACCTCACTCCCCTGGTGGCCAGAGCCAATGTCATCGCGGTCTCGGTGGACTACCGCC GCCCCGAGCACCCGCTGCCTATAGCCTACGAGGACTCGTGGGCGGCGCTCAAGTGGGTGGCGTCCCACGCTGCGGGCGGCGGCACTGAGGCGTGGCTGGCCGAGCACGGAGATTTTGGACGCATTTTCTTGGACGGCTGCAGCGCGG GGAACATAGCCCATCACATGGCGCTGCGCGCTGGCACAGCGGAGCTCGGACCTGAGGTGAGGATACGAGGGATGGTATTGATCCATCCCTATTTCGGGGGAAGAGAACCGTTTCCTTCGGAGTTGGCGGACATGGGGTTGAAGGAGAAGATGGACGGGATGTGGGTGCTGGCTTGTCCCGGGACAGTTGGGATGGACGACCCACTAGTGAACCCGCTGGCGGAGGCGGCGCCGAGCTTGAAGGGATTAGGGTGCGAGAAGCTGCTGGTGTGCGTGGCGGACAAGGATATCTTGAAGGAGAGGGGGAGGGCGTATTACGATGGAGTGCAGAGGAGCGGATGGGGAGGGGAGATGGAGTGGTTGGAGTCGGAGGGGGAGGGGCACGGGTTCCATGTTCAGAAGTTCAACTGTGAGAAAGCTGTGGAGCTGATGGAACGTACGGTGAAGTTCATTAGTGGAAGCTGA